From Lucilia cuprina isolate Lc7/37 chromosome 4, ASM2204524v1, whole genome shotgun sequence:
CCAACATCAGAGCAATCGGAATTCACGATGTCTAATGAAGATTTCCCTGCGTTACCGGGCACTCAAAACTCGGATGGCACAACGAATGCGGGAAGTGCTCTAACAGATAGTAATAATTTGGATGGTACGGATAAGACAATGAATTCAATTGTAGCCAACAGTGGGTTGGGAGCTGTGGGTAGTGGTGCGGTAGGATCAGGCTCATCagttggtggtggtggtggtgtcgTTGGTGGTGGTAGTAGTGGACAAGGAGGTGTTGGTGTAGTTGGTGGTGGTGTTGGTGGAGCGCCTGTCAGTACagcaggtggcaattttggcAGTGGTATTGGTGGTATTGTTAGCTCTGGTGGTGTGAGTAGTTCGGCACCCAGTGGTAGTGGTACAACATCTGGCATTAGTGGTATGGGTAATAGTGGTAGcattgaacaacaacaacagcaacagcagcaacaacaacaacagcaacaacaacaacatccgAATGATAATTCCAGCGATAACAAATTGATGAAAACCGGCGTGCAAACATCTCCTGATGGTACGGTTTTCATTAAATGttgcttttctttttaattaaatatttctttttatcttATTGtataactataaactatattattttattaatgctTTGTTAAACATACTCTCTAATACTTTTACTAATTTCCTCTTTTTTTGTGTTACATTTTAGGCAAAGTCACAAATATACCGGCGAGTATGGTGAACAATCAATTTGGTATGGTGGGCTTATTAACGTTTATGCGTGCCGCTGAATCCGATCCAAATTTGGTTACATTAGCCTCAGGCATTGATTTAACTGGTTTAGGTTTAAATCTCAATTCCCAAGAAAGTTTACATCCAACATTCGCTGGACCGTTTGCGGATCATCCCTGCAGGtgtgtaaaagtttaaaaaaaaaaaataatgttctatttggaaacatttttgtttttaatttttgaatataattgtaattaactttttgttgttgtacttacTAGAGCACAAGATGTTGAGTGTAATGTGCCACCtgaatatttgataaattttgcgATAAGAGACAAACTTTCCTCGccacatttaaaaaaactgcAAGAAGATCTGCTTTTTTTCCTGTTCTATACAAATATCGGCGATATCATGCAACTTATGGCAGCAGCAGAAttgtaagttttgttttaacttcaaatccattttaaaatactttttcaatttacttaattttcccTATTTTTGCGTTCTTCTCTAATTACAGACATAGTCGCGAATGGAGATATCATATAGAGGAAAAAATCTGGATAACTCGAATTCCTGGCCCCAATCAATACGAGAAAAATGGTACAAAAGAACGTGGCACCTTTTACTATTTCGATGCGCAAAGTTGGAAACGTTTGTCCAAGGTTTTCCAAATCGATCCCGAGAAATTAGATAAATGCCCCAATATAAGTGCGTTTATGAACATAAATGGACAGtctgtataatattaataaaaaaaacaaatcttaaaaacaaaaacacgaaacaaatctttaaaataatatttaaaacaatatccttttttttaattaaggctaaaagaaaaaaaagtatggaaaaaaataaaaaatggtaaaaaacattatttgaaaCATAAAAGATTGtaccaaaaacaaacattttgtattaGAAGAGTTTATAGCAAAGAAAAGGCTTTGACTGATAGGCCCATTTTTGTGTGGAATTTGCTGAACtattttaagaagttttatttGGTTCGTTATTGCTGTAGTGAGAGATCAACTTCCCAATTTTTATAGGTTTTCTTCAAGACGCCGATATATCTGCATGGAAAGATCTCCTTTAAATAGGTTCAGATTTTATTGGTCCTCCTGATTCTTTGCTTCTGTGTTGATATCAATAATAAGATGTCATGAAGACCTGTAATGTTGTGTGGGTGGGTTTATGCATGATACTGTCCCCAGCGACACTTGAATAGATACTTATATAGATGAATATATAGAAGAagatagaaaagttgtctgaatcagctcaactttttctatagaaaagtggtaCGAATCAgctcaactttttctatagaaaagttgtctgaatcagattaactttttctatagaaaagttgtctgaatcagcttaactttttctatagaaaagttgtctgaattatagaaaagttgtctgaatcagctcaactttttctatagaaaagtctgaattagctcaactttttctatagaaaagttgtctgaattagctcaactttttctatagaaaagttgtctgaattagctcaactttttctatagaaaagttgtctgaatcagctcaactttttctatagaaaagttgtctgaatcagctcaactttttctatagaaaagttgtctgaatcagctc
This genomic window contains:
- the LOC111678238 gene encoding regulator of gene activity isoform X2, translating into MANLNFQQPPRSIANASLTGRTTGGFGGSSLSGHVTPTSGMFPSGANYGQTQPQLSPNRSAQLSVGGPALTSGNRANVFNQRPYVERRMQGLGQGPMSNMGNFMQNRGGYGTTGSGGGGGGAAGGPLNNFHNVFGGSGDTTTPALLDPSEFPSLTNARGQNDQSLPQTNPLQPPGSKPYVGMVKQPTSEQSEFTMSNEDFPALPGTQNSDGTTNAGSALTDSNNLDGTDKTMNSIVANSGLGAVGSGAVGSGSSVGGGGGVVGGGSSGQGGVGVVGGGVGGAPVSTAGGNFGSGIGGIVSSGGVSSSAPSGSGTTSGISGMGNSGSIEQQQQQQQQQQQQQQQQHPNDNSSDNKLMKTGVQTSPDGKVTNIPASMVNNQFGMVGLLTFMRAAESDPNLVTLASGIDLTGLGLNLNSQESLHPTFAGPFADHPCRAQDVECNVPPEYLINFAIRDKLSSPHLKKLQEDLLFFLFYTNIGDIMQLMAAAELHSREWRYHIEEKIWITRIPGPNQYEKNGTKERGTFYYFDAQSWKRLSKVFQIDPEKLDKCPNISAFMNINGQSV
- the LOC111678238 gene encoding regulator of gene activity isoform X1, which gives rise to MANLNFQQPPRSIANASLTGRTTGGFGGSSLSGHVTPTSGMFPSGANYGQTQPQLSPNRSAQLSVGGPALTSGNRANVFNQRPYVERRMQGLGQGPMSNMGNFMQNRGGYGTTGSGGGGGGAAGGPLNNFHNVFGGSGDTTTPALLDPSEFPSLTNARGQNDQSLPQTNPLQPPGSKPYGNFFTSFGMVKQPTSEQSEFTMSNEDFPALPGTQNSDGTTNAGSALTDSNNLDGTDKTMNSIVANSGLGAVGSGAVGSGSSVGGGGGVVGGGSSGQGGVGVVGGGVGGAPVSTAGGNFGSGIGGIVSSGGVSSSAPSGSGTTSGISGMGNSGSIEQQQQQQQQQQQQQQQQHPNDNSSDNKLMKTGVQTSPDGKVTNIPASMVNNQFGMVGLLTFMRAAESDPNLVTLASGIDLTGLGLNLNSQESLHPTFAGPFADHPCRAQDVECNVPPEYLINFAIRDKLSSPHLKKLQEDLLFFLFYTNIGDIMQLMAAAELHSREWRYHIEEKIWITRIPGPNQYEKNGTKERGTFYYFDAQSWKRLSKVFQIDPEKLDKCPNISAFMNINGQSV